The Notoacmeibacter ruber DNA segment TCGAGCTTGCCCTGACGATCCAGGGCATGAATGTCGTCGCTTCCTCCGAGATGGCGATCACCGACAAACACCTGCGGATAGGTCGATGCGCCGCCGGCGCGCTGGATCATTTCCGATCGACGTTCTGGATGCTCCGTCACGTCGATCTCTTCGAAGGCGACGCCCTTGCTTTTCAAAAGGCGTACGGCGCGGGTGGAATAGCCGCAAAACTGACGGGTGTAGATATCGATCTGCGGCATTGCGAACTCCTGGGAATGGTCGAATTATTTTCGCACCGCATATAGGTCGCCTTGCCTTCACGCCAAAGGGTAGCATTCAAG contains these protein-coding regions:
- the grxC gene encoding glutaredoxin 3; the encoded protein is MPQIDIYTRQFCGYSTRAVRLLKSKGVAFEEIDVTEHPERRSEMIQRAGGASTYPQVFVGDRHLGGSDDIHALDRQGKLDPILKGEDASS